In Halarcobacter bivalviorum, a genomic segment contains:
- the surE gene encoding 5'/3'-nucleotidase SurE has product MKQILITNDDGFDAIGLKALIEALSPIAKIVVVAPAKNKSACGHSLTLDRPLRMVHVDDDFYKIDDGTPTDCIFISLNNLFKEGYKPDLVISGINIGANMGEDVTYSGTAAGAMEAVLQGVPAIAISQVCKDRCQDIKNGWDFALAKETIAKLAKKILNNQFPLGERRFLNVNIPPIKKEECKGIKITKAGYREYGNDTHRHYNPRGEEYYWIGLHPLIWQESENKDCDFEVVKANYISITPIMLDLTSYDDIDKLNTWIKE; this is encoded by the coding sequence ATGAAACAAATATTAATTACAAATGATGATGGTTTTGATGCAATTGGATTAAAAGCTTTAATTGAAGCTTTATCTCCTATTGCAAAGATTGTTGTTGTAGCTCCTGCTAAAAATAAATCAGCTTGTGGCCACTCTTTAACACTTGATAGACCATTAAGAATGGTTCATGTGGATGATGATTTTTATAAAATCGATGATGGAACACCAACAGATTGTATTTTTATCTCATTAAATAATCTCTTTAAAGAAGGCTATAAACCAGATTTAGTAATTAGTGGTATAAATATTGGTGCAAATATGGGAGAAGATGTTACTTACAGTGGTACAGCAGCAGGAGCGATGGAAGCAGTATTACAAGGAGTTCCTGCAATTGCTATCTCACAAGTATGCAAAGATAGATGTCAGGATATTAAAAATGGTTGGGATTTTGCACTTGCTAAAGAAACTATTGCAAAATTAGCAAAAAAGATTTTAAATAATCAATTCCCTTTAGGAGAGAGAAGATTTTTAAATGTAAATATTCCTCCAATTAAAAAAGAGGAGTGTAAAGGTATCAAAATCACAAAAGCTGGTTATAGAGAGTATGGAAATGATACACACAGACATTATAATCCTAGAGGAGAAGAATACTACTGGATAGGTCTACATCCATTAATTTGGCAAGAAAGTGAAAATAAAGATTGTGATTTTGAAGTTGTTAAAGCAAACTATATATCAATTACTCCTATAATGCTAGACTTAACTTCATATGATGATATAGATAAATTAAATACATGGATAAAGGAATAA
- a CDS encoding M14 family metallopeptidase codes for MLKLFKLFFLVIILQNLYAHEHNFDFDFIKKGKEDNNTLLIIGGIQGDEPGGFMAASLIATHYKIKKGSVWIVPNLNFYSIIKRGRGTFGDMNRKFAKISNNDPDYNSIQKIKKYIVSDEVKLVLNLHDGSGFYREEYIDNMHSPLRWGQTAIIDQAKLDTPYYGNLEEIAQKVCESVNKNLINTKHQYKVKNTNTRLGDKEMEKTLTYFSINNKKAAFANEASKSLSLHERTYYHLLAIEKYMDIMGIEYERYFPLEPVAVKNVIDNDIYISFYDEKIQLPLSEIRSTLRYFPVKKDGTLEFSPSSPLLTVIKKEEGYVIHYGNRRLSLLAPDYFEHENIDENININIDGKDFDVPLGSIINVNNSFKIKPIKDLRVNVIGFVHEENNEAGVLVNKNSLLKRFSIDKSGKIFRVEFYKEDKFAGMVLVNFDKDSTRVSYNKTNYKSFTNSL; via the coding sequence ATGTTAAAATTATTTAAACTTTTTTTCTTGGTTATTATTTTACAAAATCTTTATGCTCATGAACATAACTTTGATTTTGATTTTATTAAAAAAGGTAAAGAAGATAATAATACTTTATTAATAATTGGTGGTATACAAGGAGATGAACCAGGTGGTTTTATGGCTGCTTCTCTTATTGCTACTCATTATAAAATTAAAAAAGGTTCTGTATGGATAGTACCTAATTTAAATTTTTATTCCATTATTAAAAGAGGTAGAGGTACTTTTGGGGATATGAATAGAAAGTTTGCCAAAATTTCTAATAATGACCCAGATTATAACTCTATTCAAAAAATTAAAAAATATATAGTTTCTGATGAAGTAAAGTTAGTATTAAACTTACATGATGGAAGTGGTTTTTATAGAGAAGAATATATTGATAATATGCATTCTCCTTTAAGATGGGGACAAACTGCTATTATTGATCAAGCTAAATTAGATACTCCGTATTATGGTAATTTAGAAGAGATAGCTCAAAAAGTATGTGAATCAGTTAATAAAAATTTAATTAATACTAAACATCAATACAAGGTAAAAAATACAAATACAAGACTTGGTGATAAAGAGATGGAAAAAACTTTAACATATTTTTCTATCAATAATAAAAAAGCTGCTTTTGCAAATGAAGCAAGTAAATCTTTATCATTACATGAAAGAACTTATTATCATCTTCTTGCTATTGAAAAATATATGGATATTATGGGAATAGAGTATGAAAGGTATTTCCCTTTAGAACCAGTTGCAGTTAAAAATGTGATTGATAATGATATTTATATTAGTTTTTATGATGAAAAAATACAATTACCTCTTAGTGAAATTAGAAGTACATTAAGGTATTTCCCTGTTAAAAAAGATGGAACTTTAGAGTTTAGCCCTTCAAGTCCTTTATTAACGGTAATTAAAAAAGAAGAGGGTTATGTAATTCATTATGGAAATAGAAGACTATCTTTATTAGCTCCTGATTATTTCGAGCATGAGAATATAGATGAAAATATAAATATTAATATTGATGGAAAAGATTTTGATGTTCCTTTAGGTTCAATAATCAATGTAAATAATAGTTTTAAGATTAAACCTATAAAAGATTTAAGAGTTAATGTAATTGGTTTTGTACATGAAGAGAATAATGAAGCGGGTGTTCTTGTAAATAAAAATAGTTTACTTAAAAGATTTTCTATTGATAAAAGTGGAAAAATATTCCGTGTAGAGTTTTATAAAGAGGATAAGTTTGCAGGAATGGTTCTTGTAAACTTTGATAAAGATTCTACAAGAGTTTCATATAATAAAACAAACTATAAGAGTTTTACAAATTCTTTGTAA
- a CDS encoding M15 family metallopeptidase, translated as MKRRDFLKSTTAFASLFSTSTLFANNSDNNFEKLLNEIFGLKENSVENYEKLNKIKDDYILTEEEYIGEVKDSIIIESKSDSKASIIKEKKSILEDVFIEEKFLSAFKSVRKKLNLVQSHVGYGNFNILSFDEMIKIAKYSSQIGSFTKDELAFLESIFYYDPSIHGFYGKKISLNITDSINKKEVVKIPYTGHYLFKGEPEKIYYQMVADIGDSLTLTSGVRSIVKQTKLFLDKVQSVDGNLTDASKSLAPPAYTYHSIADFDVGKKGFGTANFSSRFALTDEFLKMRKLKYIDMRYTVNNKDGVRYEPWHVKII; from the coding sequence ATGAAAAGAAGAGATTTTTTAAAGTCTACGACTGCTTTTGCATCTTTATTTAGTACTTCAACACTTTTTGCAAATAATTCAGATAATAATTTTGAAAAGTTGTTAAATGAGATATTTGGATTAAAAGAAAATAGTGTTGAAAACTATGAAAAACTAAATAAAATAAAAGATGATTATATTCTTACAGAAGAAGAGTATATAGGGGAAGTTAAGGATTCAATAATTATTGAATCTAAAAGTGATTCAAAGGCTTCAATTATAAAAGAGAAGAAGTCTATTTTAGAAGATGTTTTTATTGAAGAGAAGTTTTTATCTGCTTTTAAAAGTGTAAGAAAAAAACTTAATTTAGTACAAAGTCATGTGGGTTATGGTAATTTTAATATTCTTAGTTTTGATGAGATGATTAAAATAGCTAAATATTCTAGTCAAATAGGAAGTTTCACTAAAGATGAATTAGCTTTTTTAGAATCTATTTTTTACTATGATCCTTCAATTCATGGATTTTACGGAAAGAAAATTTCTTTAAATATAACAGATAGCATAAATAAAAAAGAAGTAGTAAAGATTCCTTATACAGGACATTATTTATTTAAAGGTGAGCCTGAAAAAATCTATTATCAAATGGTTGCAGATATTGGGGATAGTTTAACTTTAACTTCAGGTGTTAGAAGTATTGTAAAGCAAACGAAACTTTTTTTAGATAAAGTACAAAGTGTAGATGGAAATTTAACGGATGCTTCAAAATCTTTAGCCCCACCAGCATATACTTACCATAGTATTGCTGATTTTGATGTTGGTAAAAAAGGTTTTGGGACAGCTAATTTCTCATCAAGATTTGCACTTACAGATGAATTTTTAAAGATGAGAAAATTAAAATATATTGATATGAGATATACAGTAAACAATAAGGATGGAGTAAGGTATGAACCTTGGCATGTTAAAATTATTTAA
- a CDS encoding YbeD family protein, whose protein sequence is MIDLNKQQLQLDYPCSWKYKIVILETSNARKITEEILIQREFSLEKSKVSKKGKFKSYSLELLVHNEDDRKEIYKMLGDHKDIKMVL, encoded by the coding sequence ATGATTGATTTAAATAAACAACAACTTCAATTAGATTATCCATGTTCTTGGAAATATAAAATTGTAATTCTTGAAACAAGTAATGCAAGAAAAATTACAGAAGAGATATTAATTCAAAGAGAATTCTCTTTAGAAAAATCGAAAGTAAGTAAAAAAGGTAAATTTAAAAGCTATTCTTTAGAGCTATTAGTTCATAATGAAGATGATAGAAAAGAGATTTACAAAATGTTAGGCGATCATAAAGATATTAAAATGGTGCTTTAG
- the moaC gene encoding cyclic pyranopterin monophosphate synthase MoaC, translating into MKLTHLDENDRPKMVDVSTKNETKRIAVASGLITMSQDAYDAIIDNTAKKGPVLQTAVIAAIMGTKKTSELIPMCHPLLLTGINCDIEEKPELPGFKLMVSAKLNGQTGVEMEALTGVSIGLLTIYDMVKAIDKSMVISNVQLESKSGGKSGDFTR; encoded by the coding sequence TTGAAATTAACACACTTAGATGAAAATGATAGACCAAAAATGGTTGATGTATCAACAAAAAATGAAACAAAGAGAATTGCCGTTGCTTCGGGGCTTATTACAATGAGCCAAGATGCATATGATGCAATTATTGATAATACAGCAAAAAAAGGACCAGTATTGCAAACAGCAGTTATTGCTGCAATTATGGGAACAAAAAAAACAAGTGAATTAATACCAATGTGCCATCCTTTATTATTAACTGGTATTAATTGTGATATTGAAGAAAAACCTGAATTACCGGGTTTTAAATTAATGGTAAGCGCAAAGTTAAATGGACAAACTGGTGTAGAAATGGAAGCTTTAACAGGTGTTTCTATTGGCTTACTTACAATTTATGATATGGTAAAAGCTATTGATAAATCAATGGTTATTTCAAATGTTCAATTAGAATCTAAAAGTGGTGGAAAGAGTGGAGATTTTACTAGATGA
- the rpsU gene encoding 30S ribosomal protein S21: MPGIKVKDNESFDEAYRRFKKQCDRNLIVTETRARRFFEPMTEKRKKQKINARKKMLKRLYMLRRYESRL, from the coding sequence GTGCCAGGCATTAAAGTTAAAGATAACGAATCTTTTGACGAAGCATATAGAAGGTTTAAGAAACAATGTGATAGAAATCTTATTGTTACTGAAACTAGAGCTAGAAGATTTTTTGAGCCGATGACTGAAAAAAGAAAGAAGCAAAAAATTAACGCTAGAAAGAAAATGCTTAAGAGATTATACATGCTTAGAAGATACGAATCTAGGCTGTAA
- a CDS encoding Bax inhibitor-1/YccA family protein: MYNRDYLSQETSQYKSSVDSSKASLMSFLKATYQLFAGSLLAATAGAYIGLDMVSTIASWYWGLVILEFILLFALYAVKNKPGINLAVLFGFTFLSGLTLTPLLSKILMMPAGASIVAQAFLMTSVAFGGISMFAMTTKRDFSSMGKMLFIALIILIVGSISNIFFQSPLLQLGIAGVGALLFSAFILYDTQQIIKGGFETPIEAAIALYLDFFNLFVSLLQILGIMNNDD; this comes from the coding sequence ATGTATAACAGAGATTATCTTTCTCAAGAAACCTCTCAATACAAGTCTTCAGTAGATTCATCAAAAGCTTCATTAATGAGCTTCTTAAAAGCAACATACCAGTTATTTGCTGGTTCTCTTTTAGCAGCTACTGCGGGAGCTTATATCGGTCTTGATATGGTTTCTACAATTGCAAGCTGGTATTGGGGATTAGTAATATTAGAATTTATATTACTATTTGCATTATATGCAGTAAAAAATAAACCAGGAATTAACCTTGCTGTTTTATTTGGATTTACTTTTTTAAGTGGGTTAACTTTAACTCCTTTATTAAGTAAAATATTAATGATGCCTGCTGGAGCTTCTATTGTTGCTCAAGCATTTTTAATGACATCTGTGGCATTTGGTGGAATTTCTATGTTTGCTATGACTACAAAAAGAGATTTTTCTTCAATGGGTAAAATGTTATTCATTGCATTAATTATCCTTATTGTTGGTTCTATTTCAAACATCTTCTTCCAATCTCCATTATTACAGCTTGGAATTGCAGGTGTTGGTGCATTATTATTTTCTGCTTTCATTCTTTATGATACACAACAAATCATCAAAGGTGGATTTGAAACTCCAATTGAAGCAGCTATTGCACTATATTTAGATTTCTTTAATCTATTTGTATCATTACTTCAAATACTTGGTATTATGAATAATGATGACTAA
- a CDS encoding thiamine-phosphate pyrophosphorylase, whose translation MTNNKTLRLIDANLNRLKEGIRVVEDIFRYNYDNKEIALKLKSLRHLCRIDNYLEVLSTRDVNNDVLRESIKSEQNRSDLNSILIANFKRAQESSRVLEEITKLTSIKTSENFKYIRYELYNLETVLINITSNSK comes from the coding sequence ATGACAAACAATAAGACACTCAGATTAATTGATGCAAATCTTAACAGATTAAAAGAAGGCATTCGTGTTGTGGAAGATATTTTCAGATACAACTATGATAACAAAGAGATTGCTTTAAAACTTAAATCCCTAAGACATTTATGTAGAATTGACAACTATCTTGAAGTATTAAGTACAAGAGATGTAAACAATGATGTGCTAAGAGAATCTATTAAAAGTGAACAAAATAGAAGTGATTTAAACTCTATTTTAATAGCTAACTTTAAACGAGCTCAAGAAAGTTCTCGTGTTTTAGAAGAGATTACAAAACTTACTTCAATCAAGACAAGTGAAAACTTTAAGTATATAAGATATGAACTTTATAATTTAGAAACTGTCTTAATAAATATAACTTCAAACTCTAAATAA
- a CDS encoding methyltransferase domain-containing protein — protein sequence MSNKNQFSKYANEYKNHNIIQQIVAKSLVRELKFKPKRILELGCGSGQVFKHINWEIEFYKAIDASESMCELHPKAKNVEVKCFDFDTQEFISEISKEKYDIVLSSSALQWSKDLNKIIKTLSTISDEINAVLFTSNTFKTIQELTNTKSPILDETLIKEAFSNYFECNFETILYKLEFDNKKELFDYIKKSGVSPNASLSFKEAKKLYKEYNLNYLEFEVIFIKTVSKL from the coding sequence AATAAAAATCAATTTTCTAAGTACGCAAATGAGTACAAAAATCATAACATTATTCAGCAAATAGTTGCAAAATCATTAGTACGAGAATTAAAATTTAAACCTAAAAGAATTTTAGAATTAGGTTGTGGTTCAGGACAAGTTTTTAAACATATTAATTGGGAAATAGAATTTTATAAAGCAATAGATGCTTCAGAATCAATGTGTGAGCTACATCCTAAAGCAAAAAATGTAGAAGTAAAATGCTTTGATTTTGACACGCAAGAGTTTATTTCTGAAATTAGTAAAGAAAAATATGATATCGTTTTATCTTCTTCTGCTTTACAATGGTCAAAAGATTTAAATAAAATAATTAAGACTTTAAGTACTATAAGTGATGAGATAAATGCAGTTTTATTTACTTCTAATACTTTTAAAACTATTCAAGAATTAACAAATACAAAATCTCCAATTTTAGATGAAACTTTAATTAAAGAGGCTTTTTCTAATTATTTTGAATGTAACTTTGAAACTATTTTATATAAATTAGAATTTGATAATAAAAAAGAGTTGTTTGATTATATTAAAAAATCTGGAGTAAGTCCTAATGCTTCTTTATCTTTTAAAGAGGCTAAAAAACTTTATAAAGAGTATAATTTAAATTATTTAGAGTTTGAAGTTATATTTATTAAGACAGTTTCTAAATTATAA